In the genome of Paracoccus tegillarcae, one region contains:
- a CDS encoding META domain-containing protein, protein MIRPAAIAATALLGLAACEPAATANATVEGNVPLESYYMVGIGQDAAPERNMAIRFTENQIIGSGPCNSFTATNAATLPAIQVSSFVPTAAPCNESALEQRFFNAMRQATSADYSGGVLLVKGPTYMQFEPGRPL, encoded by the coding sequence ATGATCCGCCCTGCCGCTATTGCCGCGACCGCTCTTTTGGGCCTTGCCGCCTGCGAACCTGCCGCCACTGCCAACGCCACTGTCGAAGGCAATGTGCCGCTGGAAAGCTATTACATGGTCGGCATCGGTCAGGATGCCGCGCCCGAGCGGAACATGGCGATTCGCTTTACCGAAAACCAGATCATCGGCAGCGGACCCTGCAACAGCTTTACCGCGACCAACGCGGCCACGCTGCCGGCCATTCAGGTGTCGAGTTTCGTGCCGACCGCGGCGCCGTGCAATGAATCGGCTCTGGAACAGCGTTTCTTCAACGCAATGCGTCAGGCGACCAGCGCGGATTACAGCGGCGGCGTGCTGCTGGTGAAGGGCCCGACCTACATGCAGTTTGAACCCGGGCGCCCGCTGTAA
- the recO gene encoding DNA repair protein RecO, with translation MEWQADGTVIARRAHGENAVIIEVMTTEYGRHAGLVPGGASRKRAAMLQPGTRLSLRWRARLDDQLGTFTVEPDQARPGLLADPLALAGLNAVCALLAYALPERDPHPRLAVSTEALLDRMDTETGWAEDYLRWEMQLLDEMGFGLDLSDCAVTGAHEGLAYVSPRTGRAVSRAGAGQWADRLLPLPALLGGAGDNRGDGIAEGLAITGHFLDTRLAQELVGKPLPAARARLLRRLEA, from the coding sequence ATGGAGTGGCAGGCCGACGGTACGGTGATCGCGCGGCGGGCACATGGCGAGAATGCGGTCATCATCGAGGTGATGACGACCGAATATGGCCGCCATGCCGGGCTGGTGCCGGGGGGCGCCTCGCGCAAGCGCGCCGCCATGCTGCAACCGGGGACCCGGCTATCGCTGCGCTGGCGGGCGCGGCTGGACGATCAGCTGGGCACCTTTACGGTCGAGCCGGATCAGGCACGGCCCGGACTGCTGGCCGATCCGCTGGCGCTGGCCGGGCTGAACGCGGTCTGCGCGCTGCTGGCCTATGCCCTGCCCGAACGCGACCCCCATCCCCGGCTTGCCGTTTCGACCGAGGCATTACTGGACCGGATGGACACCGAGACGGGTTGGGCCGAGGATTATCTGCGGTGGGAAATGCAGTTGCTGGACGAGATGGGCTTTGGCCTCGATCTGTCCGATTGCGCAGTGACGGGCGCGCACGAGGGGTTGGCCTATGTCAGCCCGCGTACAGGCCGGGCGGTCAGTCGCGCCGGTGCCGGGCAATGGGCGGACCGGCTGCTGCCCTTGCCTGCGCTGCTGGGCGGCGCTGGCGACAATCGCGGCGACGGCATTGCCGAGGGTCTGGCGATCACCGGGCATTTTCTGGACACAAGGCTGGCACAAGAGCTGGTCGGCAAGCCTCTGCCAGCCGCCCGCGCGCGCTTGCTGCGGCGGCTGGAAGCTTAG
- a CDS encoding META domain-containing protein produces the protein MARYAKIGAAVIGLAILAGCEAPVTASGNAPPLGDYQLLSIGGDDVESYHVTMLLQDGQVAGGGFCNRYSGSQSGVLPALQIGPLAVTRRACIGDRMQRDQAFFDALTAADAASFSNDRLTITGAGPELVFEPHAPETDHPGGE, from the coding sequence ATGGCGCGCTATGCAAAAATCGGCGCAGCCGTCATTGGCCTGGCGATTCTGGCGGGTTGCGAGGCCCCTGTGACCGCATCAGGCAACGCACCGCCTTTGGGCGATTATCAACTGCTCAGCATCGGCGGCGACGATGTCGAAAGCTATCACGTCACCATGCTGCTGCAGGATGGCCAAGTGGCCGGCGGTGGGTTCTGCAATCGCTATAGCGGTTCGCAGTCAGGTGTGCTGCCCGCGTTGCAGATCGGGCCACTTGCGGTGACGCGCCGCGCCTGTATCGGTGACCGGATGCAGCGCGATCAGGCCTTTTTCGATGCGCTGACGGCTGCTGATGCGGCCTCGTTCAGCAATGACCGCCTGACGATCACCGGCGCCGGCCCCGAACTGGTATTCGAGCCGCATGCCCCGGAAACCGATCATCCGGGCGGCGAATAG